ATGAAAGTCGGAAAATCCGAACCAGAGGAATATGCCAATAATTCCAAAAATGAGAAGCCATTTCAGGCTTTTTCGATTGAATCCTGTTGTTGGTATTTTTTCATCGACTACCGTTTCTTTTTCTTTTTTGAAAACCGGTTGCCATGATCTATTCAGATTTTCTTCTTTGATCTCTACTAACTTTTTTGATTGAAACCAGCGATAAATAACAATGAATAACGGAATGAAGAAGAGGATAAGAAAAATTGATCTTCCAATCCAGATGCCTTTGGTAGAACTGATCCAGATGGGAAGTGACATCAGGATGGCATCGAAAGCAAAATGCATAAGAATTCCGGTCAGCAGTCCGAAACGCAGATAAAGGAAGGCGAAATATAAAGATGGAATGAACAGTTCAACAACTCTGGCATAGGCGGGTTGAGCAGCATAATTCGCATGTCCCATACCGAAGATCAAAGCCTGGATGATCAAACCAATTCCGAGGAATAGTTTCTTTTTTCCTAATTTTGTTCCGATCAAAACTGCTCCTGCCAAAGGAATTGCCCGAAAAAGACACTCTTCCCAGAAGCCGGCATGCAGGGAATTAGCAATAGCAGATAACCAGGGAAATGCAGTAGCAAGTGTATTTGGTTCAATTAATAATCCAGCAGGATTCCACCAGTTGAAGTATTTTGTAGTAACAAAATAGAAACTTAAAACAAAAACTAACGACATAGTAGAAACAAAATATCCTGAAATCGTGTTTCCGATGACTCGTTTGGAATTAGCCACATCCTTTTTCCATATCTCCCAGAAACGGATATGATTGGGAAATGCTTTTCTGGTCAGGCTTTCCGCAGCAATAAAAGTGAGAGCGAGGAGCAGGAAATCGGTTATGAAAGCGACTAATGATTGGATTATCTGCTGGAAGAGAAAGGCATTTTTGGATAGAGCTGTATCGTACCAGTTCCAGTATAAAGGCAAATAATTAAAACCTGCGATAAATCCCAGAAAAGCAACGATAAAAGCCCAGAGAACTGCTTTCCGCCAGAGGATCCAGCGTTTTCTCATTAAAATAAAACTACCGATAATTATACCGCCGATTCCATAAAGGATCACCATGGCGATCATACCTCCGCTGGCGATCGTATCGTTTGCAGATCGCATTTCCTGGTAGCGTCTTTTAAATGCTTCCGGAATTTTCATAAAATGACGAATTTCCGTAACCTTATCCCCGCTGACTGTGATCTGCAGGCGATATCGTGCTTCCTCGAGCTTTAGTTCCGGTCTTTCATAAACAAAAGTATGATCGATCCTTCCGCAGGTAACTTCGTTCTTTTTATCCTCTACTAATTCAAATTCATCAAGATTAATATTCCATTTTTCAGTAGCAAAAGTTTCTGCAACAAACCTGGCGGAATCGGGTGAGATGTTCGTTCCTTCTTCCGTTTCCGGTAATTTTTCCCTGAAGCCATAAATTTTTCCATCAGGCGTAAACCAGATTTTTGCTTCTTTTGTTTCATTTTCCCGGAAAAGACGAACCTGCCATTTATAAGGTTTGTAAAGTTCACCCTTAAGCATCTCATTGAAAACTTCCTTTCCTCCGCCTTCCAGTTCAACATAGATCTGTGTAAAATGATCGTCATCAAAAATTACTGCCTTTTCATATTTTTCAGGACCAAGATCATATTCTTCTGCTATCAAGGAAGCCTGCTTGAGTGCCTGATTCCGATCCATGGAAATATCAAGATTTACGAACGAGAAAACTTTTGAGAAATTCTTCAAAACAAAGAAAATACTCAAGACGACGAGAATCGTGAAAATTATCCAGAAAATTGGTTTTTTATACATTATGTCTCCTACAGATACTTCAACACAAACTTGCCAAATGTCGAAAATTTGGCAAGTCTCTTTAATTTAGTATTTACTTATTTGTAAAGGATTTCTTTTCTCGTTACTTTTCTGTGCAGATCAGAGGGTAATTTCTCTTACTGAGAGCAAGTAAACTGTTGACATATATGTTCTCAAACAAATATTCGCTTCTAAATATTTTTGTTGTTTCCGGAGCAATTTATGAAAAGGTTTAGACAACTAATAAAGCAGTTCTTAAAAGAAAGAACAATTTTGTTTCTTTAAAAGGAGAATTAAGTAGGAATTTAGAAGTAAGGGAATCCAAAATGCTTAAAAGAATAAATCCAATCCAAACCAAATCATGGAAAAAACTTAAGACACATTTTCAGAAAATGAGATCAGTTCAGATGAAAGACCTTTTCGAAAATGATGAACAAAGATTCGAGAAATTCTCATTGAAATTTAAAGATATTCTCGTTGATTTTTCCAAAAACATCATAACCGAAAACACATTTAAATTACTGCTGGAACTTGCCGATGAAGTCGATCTGAAAGATGCGATCGAGAAAATGTTTTCCGGAGAAAAGATCAATGAAACCGAAAACCGGGCTGTTCTTCATACTGCTTTGAGAAATCTTTCCAAAACTCCGGTTTATGTCGATGGAAAAGATGTAATGCCGGAAGTGAATGCTATTTTTGAGCAAATGAAGGTTTTTTCAGAAAAAGTTATTTCCGGAGAATGGAAAGGATTTACCGGAAAAGCGATTTCAGATATTGTAAACATTGGCATTGGCGGTTCGGATTTAGGTCCGGTTATGGTTACGGAAGCTTTGAAACATTATCGGAAGCCGAACCTGAATGTTCATTTTGTCTCTAATGTGGATGGAACACATATTGCGGAAACCTTGAAAGATATTGATCCTGAAACAACCCTTTTTATGATCGCATCCAAAACTTTTACCACCCAGGAAACAATGACAAATGCATATTCTGCCAGAAAGTGGTTTTTGGAAAAAGCAAAAAATGAATACTACATCAAAAAACATTTCGTGGCAATTTCCACGAACAAAACTGCCGTGGAAGATTTCGGCATCGATCCGGAAAATATGTTCGTTTTCTGGGATTGGGTGGGAGGACGGTATTCGCTGTGGAGCGCGATAGGACTTTCCATTGCCTGCTTTATCGGATTTGATAATTTTCAGGAATTGCTGCAAGGTGCTTATGAAATGGATCAGCATTTCAGAACAACTCCTTTTGAGAAAAATATACCGGTAGTTCTGGCTCTGATCGGAATTTGGTATAATAATTTCTTCGGTGCAGAATCGCAAGCGATTTTACCTTATGATCAATATCTGCACAGGTTTGCAGCATATTTCCAGCAGGGAGATATGGAAAGTAATGGAAAATATGTAGATAGAAATGGAAAAGAGGTCGAATATCAAACCGGACCGATCATCTGGGGAGAACCGGGAACGAACGGACAGCATGCCTTTTATCAACTTATTCATCAAGGAACAAAAATGATCCCCTGCGATTTTCTGGCTCCGGTAATCTCGCATAATCCGATTGGAGATCATCACCAAAAACTACTTTCCAATTTCTTTGCTCAAACCGAAGCATTGATGAAGGGAAAAAATAAAGACGAAGTCATCGAAGAATTGAAAAACTCCGGAAAATCAGAAGAAGAGATAGAAAAACTACTTCCCTTCAAAATTTTCCAGGGAAATCGACCAACAAATTCGATCTTATTTAAAAAATTAACACCACGAACTCTCGGAAGTCTGATCGTTATGTATGAACATAAGATTTTTGTGCAGGGCATCATCTGGAACATCTTCAGTTTCGATCAATGGGGAGTTGAACTGGGAAAACAACTGGCAAAAAAGATTCTTCCTGAACTGGAAAGCGATAAACAAATTTCCAGTCACGATCCTTCGACAAACGGATTAATAAATGAGTATAAAAATATGCGAAGTA
This portion of the Candidatus Cloacimonadota bacterium genome encodes:
- a CDS encoding glucose-6-phosphate isomerase — protein: MLKRINPIQTKSWKKLKTHFQKMRSVQMKDLFENDEQRFEKFSLKFKDILVDFSKNIITENTFKLLLELADEVDLKDAIEKMFSGEKINETENRAVLHTALRNLSKTPVYVDGKDVMPEVNAIFEQMKVFSEKVISGEWKGFTGKAISDIVNIGIGGSDLGPVMVTEALKHYRKPNLNVHFVSNVDGTHIAETLKDIDPETTLFMIASKTFTTQETMTNAYSARKWFLEKAKNEYYIKKHFVAISTNKTAVEDFGIDPENMFVFWDWVGGRYSLWSAIGLSIACFIGFDNFQELLQGAYEMDQHFRTTPFEKNIPVVLALIGIWYNNFFGAESQAILPYDQYLHRFAAYFQQGDMESNGKYVDRNGKEVEYQTGPIIWGEPGTNGQHAFYQLIHQGTKMIPCDFLAPVISHNPIGDHHQKLLSNFFAQTEALMKGKNKDEVIEELKNSGKSEEEIEKLLPFKIFQGNRPTNSILFKKLTPRTLGSLIVMYEHKIFVQGIIWNIFSFDQWGVELGKQLAKKILPELESDKQISSHDPSTNGLINEYKNMRSISNNPV
- a CDS encoding CPBP family intramembrane metalloprotease translates to MYKKPIFWIIFTILVVLSIFFVLKNFSKVFSFVNLDISMDRNQALKQASLIAEEYDLGPEKYEKAVIFDDDHFTQIYVELEGGGKEVFNEMLKGELYKPYKWQVRLFRENETKEAKIWFTPDGKIYGFREKLPETEEGTNISPDSARFVAETFATEKWNINLDEFELVEDKKNEVTCGRIDHTFVYERPELKLEEARYRLQITVSGDKVTEIRHFMKIPEAFKRRYQEMRSANDTIASGGMIAMVILYGIGGIIIGSFILMRKRWILWRKAVLWAFIVAFLGFIAGFNYLPLYWNWYDTALSKNAFLFQQIIQSLVAFITDFLLLALTFIAAESLTRKAFPNHIRFWEIWKKDVANSKRVIGNTISGYFVSTMSLVFVLSFYFVTTKYFNWWNPAGLLIEPNTLATAFPWLSAIANSLHAGFWEECLFRAIPLAGAVLIGTKLGKKKLFLGIGLIIQALIFGMGHANYAAQPAYARVVELFIPSLYFAFLYLRFGLLTGILMHFAFDAILMSLPIWISSTKGIWIGRSIFLILFFIPLFIVIYRWFQSKKLVEIKEENLNRSWQPVFKKEKETVVDEKIPTTGFNRKSLKWLLIFGIIGIFLWFGFSDFHNYYLPLKISRKQAIATAKQELQRQGIELSDNWEILAEIWNQTTSEHRFIWQEGGKDIFQKFIGKYIKAASWKVRFLRFEGDVAERAEEYNVFVRENGKAYRFWHQLPEDREGAILEKGEAQQISYQVLEDIYGIEPLALKELSALPEKLPNRKDWKFTYEDTLNYNLPEGELRYTVEISGDLPTNVISYIYASEDWLRNERNQKRTAETLTSFFNIMLLIIFIIAAGLGIIRWTKRSFSTRMFLFF